The Bacteroides acidifaciens genome includes a region encoding these proteins:
- a CDS encoding glycosyl hydrolase family 95 catalytic domain-containing protein, translating to MKAVYFLQIIVFAGLLCSCKQSVEKAESFPFYHSLTFDKLPEVWDEAIPLGNGLTGALIWQKEGRLRIAIDRADLWDLRPVEQFASPDYTYKFICDQVIEKKNITPVYKLIDERTKYDSAPTKIPAGAIELNTASLGKVTNVKLNLASALCTIEWERGVKARIFVPANEKGGRFQFENLSDTLPVRLVTPLYEENGEVLDYQLGVNKLTSLGYRLGKVEEITPTSLLYRQQGWGDISYEIAVDWEMLSGKKMEGKYCVTSTGTWYSEKEGALDCINRYMNDDFENSLTRHEEWWKGYWEKSSIHIPDTLLEKQWYLEMYKFASASRKGAPPICLQAVWTADNGQTPPWRGDFHNDLNTQLSYWPGYSSNHLEESSVFTDWLWQIKDNSEKFTRKFYDVEGMNVACIATLTGEPIGGWNQYANSPTAAGWLVHHFYLQWKYSMDTDFLSQRAYPWVKEVARYFENVSVRDKKGMRKLPLSSSPEINDNRIDAWFQETTNYDLANIRLAYMVAEEMADTLGFADEAIHWKKQLAEWPDFAKNESGLLIAPGTPLTESHRHFSHLLAFHPFGIIDASQGNGSIDLILRSIKNIEQLGPDYWTGYTYTWLANLKTRVFDGDEALRNLHIFIKAFCGPNSFHLNGDQLKAGFSQFTYRPFTLEGNFACAAAIQEMLLQSHTGVIRVFPAMPTKWQDASFCNLRAMGAFLVTASYENGKVSSITVESEKGGMMKLLNPFLGRVTEKQMKPGEKLLFTISSPMGKKI from the coding sequence ATGAAAGCAGTATATTTTTTACAGATAATTGTATTTGCAGGATTACTTTGTTCCTGTAAGCAGAGCGTGGAAAAGGCCGAGTCGTTTCCTTTTTATCACAGTCTCACTTTCGACAAACTTCCTGAAGTATGGGATGAGGCTATTCCGCTGGGAAACGGGCTGACCGGTGCATTGATATGGCAGAAGGAAGGACGGTTGCGCATTGCAATAGACCGGGCGGATTTATGGGATTTGCGTCCGGTAGAGCAGTTTGCCTCTCCCGATTATACCTATAAGTTCATTTGCGACCAGGTGATTGAGAAGAAGAATATAACTCCTGTCTATAAACTGATTGACGAACGGACAAAATATGATTCCGCACCGACAAAGATACCTGCCGGAGCCATCGAGCTAAATACGGCTTCTTTAGGTAAAGTCACGAATGTAAAACTCAATCTGGCTTCAGCCCTCTGTACCATAGAATGGGAGAGAGGTGTCAAAGCCCGTATTTTTGTTCCTGCCAATGAGAAAGGCGGACGTTTTCAGTTTGAGAACCTGTCCGATACACTTCCTGTCCGTCTGGTTACGCCGCTGTATGAAGAAAACGGAGAGGTACTGGACTATCAGCTGGGAGTGAATAAACTGACCTCTTTAGGATATAGGTTGGGTAAAGTGGAAGAAATAACCCCTACTTCCTTACTGTATCGCCAGCAAGGATGGGGAGACATCTCTTATGAAATAGCTGTGGACTGGGAGATGCTGTCCGGCAAGAAGATGGAAGGAAAGTATTGTGTTACTTCCACCGGGACGTGGTATTCGGAGAAAGAAGGAGCGCTGGACTGCATAAACCGCTACATGAACGATGACTTTGAGAACAGCTTGACCAGGCACGAAGAATGGTGGAAAGGATACTGGGAGAAATCGAGCATACATATACCGGACACTCTGCTGGAAAAGCAATGGTATCTTGAAATGTATAAATTTGCTTCCGCTTCCCGCAAAGGAGCGCCCCCTATCTGCCTGCAAGCAGTGTGGACTGCCGATAACGGACAAACCCCGCCATGGCGTGGAGACTTCCATAATGACCTGAATACCCAGTTAAGCTACTGGCCGGGATATTCATCCAATCATCTGGAAGAGTCATCCGTTTTCACCGACTGGCTATGGCAGATAAAAGACAATTCGGAGAAGTTTACCCGCAAATTCTACGATGTGGAAGGAATGAACGTAGCCTGCATCGCCACGTTGACCGGAGAACCTATCGGCGGATGGAACCAGTATGCCAATTCTCCTACTGCTGCCGGCTGGCTTGTGCATCATTTCTATTTGCAATGGAAATATAGCATGGATACGGACTTTCTCTCTCAACGAGCCTATCCGTGGGTGAAAGAGGTAGCCCGTTATTTTGAAAACGTTTCCGTCAGGGACAAGAAAGGCATGCGGAAGTTACCGCTTTCCTCGTCACCGGAAATTAACGATAACCGGATAGACGCCTGGTTTCAGGAAACCACCAATTACGACCTTGCCAATATCCGCCTTGCCTATATGGTAGCGGAAGAAATGGCGGACACGCTTGGATTCGCGGACGAAGCCATACACTGGAAGAAGCAATTGGCCGAATGGCCCGACTTCGCGAAGAATGAAAGTGGCTTGCTGATTGCTCCGGGAACCCCCTTGACTGAATCACACCGTCACTTCTCACATCTATTGGCTTTCCATCCTTTCGGCATCATTGATGCCAGTCAGGGCAACGGAAGTATCGACCTGATTCTCCGTTCCATTAAAAACATCGAACAGTTGGGACCGGACTATTGGACTGGATATACTTATACATGGCTTGCCAACCTGAAAACCCGTGTTTTCGACGGTGACGAAGCCTTGCGCAACCTGCACATCTTTATCAAAGCCTTTTGCGGCCCGAACAGTTTCCATCTGAACGGCGACCAGTTGAAGGCAGGCTTTTCACAATTTACCTATCGCCCGTTCACGCTGGAAGGTAATTTTGCCTGTGCCGCCGCTATTCAGGAAATGTTGTTGCAAAGCCATACCGGAGTGATTAGGGTATTCCCCGCCATGCCGACCAAATGGCAGGATGCATCTTTCTGCAACCTGCGGGCGATGGGAGCATTTCTGGTGACCGCTTCTTACGAAAATGGCAAGGTAAGCTCCATCACTGTCGAATCGGAAAAAGGCGGAATGATGAAACTGCTCAATCCTTTCTTGGGAAGGGTAACGGAGAAACAAATGAAACCGGGTGAAAAGTTACTATTTACAATAAGCTCTCCTATGGGGAAGAAAATATAA
- a CDS encoding glycoside hydrolase family 3 N-terminal domain-containing protein — translation MKHYIKYPLLALLLFLFPFSVARGQAYPYKNASLPTDERVEDLLRRMTLEEKIAQIRHIHSWNIFDGQTLDEKKLSVFAGNIGWGFVEGFPLTGENCSKNMRLIQKYMIEHTRLGIPVFTVAESLHGSAHEGSTIYPQNIALGSTFNPVLAYQKAASTSRDLHAQGMRQVLAPCIDVVRDLRWGRVEESYGEDPFLCGVFACAETSGYLDNGISPMLKHFGPHGNPLGGLNLASVECGVRDLYDVYLKPFEMVVTRLPVMAVMSTYNSWNRVPNSASRYLLTDILRKQWGFKGYVYSDWGAIEMLQNFHHTAGSPAECAVQSISAGLDVEASSECYPYLKELVEKGQMDINVIDEAVRRVLTAKFAAGLFEDPYGEKFGKQEMHDAESVALSRKIADESTVLLKNENGLLPLNLDRIRSIAVIGPNAAQVQFGDYTWSRDNKDGVTPLEGIKRLVGDKATVRYARGCSMMSKDTSAISEAVEIASQSDVALLFCGSSSASLARDYNQVNCGEGFDLHDLQLTGAQSELIRAVYETGKPVVLVLVAGKPFCIPWEKEHIPAILAQWYAGEQAGNSIADILFGKVNPSGKLAFSFPQSVGHLPAYYNHLPSDKGFYKKPGSYEVPGRDYVFSSPASLWTFGHGLSYTTFSLEKMTAALEHDSIRVKAQIRNTGKRTGKEVVQLYVRDQVSSVVTPIKQLRAFMKVELQPGETREVVLSFPVAELSLTLEDGRRLIEPGAFELQLGTASDRILLKQTIHIGANGQLVGADGQPVSAADNLPASTITKSASAGKEITVSGTVRDVQATLIDGVSIHSKTSGHELGRTDSKGRYKVRVSASDILVFEKKGYLKLEVPVNNHTSLNVKMTYGENNM, via the coding sequence ATGAAACACTATATCAAATACCCGTTGTTAGCATTATTATTGTTCTTATTTCCTTTCTCGGTTGCAAGGGGACAGGCATATCCTTATAAGAACGCCTCTCTGCCCACTGACGAAAGAGTGGAAGACCTGTTGCGCCGGATGACGCTCGAAGAGAAAATAGCCCAAATCCGCCATATACATTCCTGGAATATATTCGACGGACAGACGTTGGACGAAAAGAAACTCTCCGTCTTTGCTGGGAATATCGGTTGGGGATTTGTAGAAGGTTTCCCGTTGACAGGGGAGAATTGCAGTAAGAATATGCGGCTCATACAGAAGTATATGATAGAGCACACCCGGCTGGGAATTCCTGTATTTACCGTAGCGGAGTCCCTACATGGTTCCGCCCACGAAGGTTCCACTATATATCCTCAGAATATAGCGTTGGGAAGTACCTTCAACCCGGTGCTGGCTTATCAGAAGGCGGCCTCTACATCGCGTGACCTTCATGCGCAGGGGATGCGTCAGGTATTGGCTCCCTGCATTGATGTAGTCCGCGATTTGCGTTGGGGACGGGTGGAAGAATCCTATGGGGAAGACCCTTTTCTTTGCGGAGTATTCGCCTGTGCGGAGACAAGCGGTTATTTGGATAATGGCATTTCTCCGATGCTGAAGCATTTCGGTCCTCATGGCAATCCGTTGGGCGGGCTGAACCTCGCGTCCGTGGAATGTGGGGTGAGAGACTTGTACGATGTATATCTGAAACCGTTTGAAATGGTAGTTACCCGATTGCCTGTCATGGCTGTGATGTCCACTTACAACTCCTGGAACCGTGTCCCCAACTCCGCTTCCCGCTATCTGCTGACCGATATTCTGCGGAAGCAATGGGGCTTTAAGGGATATGTTTATTCCGATTGGGGCGCGATTGAGATGTTGCAGAACTTTCATCATACAGCCGGCAGTCCGGCAGAGTGCGCTGTGCAGTCCATCAGTGCGGGACTGGACGTAGAGGCTTCCAGCGAATGTTATCCCTATCTGAAAGAACTGGTTGAAAAGGGACAGATGGATATAAACGTGATTGATGAGGCAGTACGCCGGGTGCTTACTGCCAAGTTTGCGGCAGGCTTGTTTGAAGACCCATATGGAGAGAAGTTCGGCAAACAGGAAATGCATGATGCGGAAAGCGTCGCCTTGTCCCGTAAGATAGCGGATGAGTCTACCGTATTGCTGAAAAACGAAAATGGATTATTGCCGTTGAATCTCGACCGGATTCGTTCGATTGCAGTCATCGGGCCGAATGCCGCGCAGGTGCAGTTCGGTGATTACACATGGAGCCGGGACAATAAGGATGGCGTCACTCCGTTGGAAGGGATAAAGCGGCTGGTGGGCGACAAGGCTACCGTCCGTTATGCCCGTGGATGCAGTATGATGTCCAAAGATACTTCGGCTATTTCCGAAGCGGTGGAGATTGCTTCTCAAAGTGATGTAGCCCTGCTCTTCTGCGGCAGTTCCAGTGCATCGTTGGCGCGTGATTATAACCAGGTGAACTGTGGAGAAGGCTTTGACCTGCACGACCTTCAACTGACGGGAGCGCAGAGCGAGCTTATCCGTGCGGTCTACGAAACAGGAAAACCGGTAGTGTTGGTACTTGTAGCCGGCAAACCCTTTTGTATCCCCTGGGAAAAAGAACATATTCCCGCCATTCTTGCACAATGGTATGCAGGAGAGCAGGCGGGCAACTCCATAGCCGATATTCTTTTCGGGAAAGTGAATCCGTCGGGAAAACTGGCTTTCTCCTTTCCCCAGAGCGTAGGGCATCTGCCGGCTTATTACAACCATTTGCCTTCCGACAAGGGCTTTTATAAGAAGCCGGGCAGTTATGAAGTCCCCGGCAGGGATTACGTCTTCTCGTCTCCCGCATCTTTGTGGACGTTCGGACATGGGTTGAGTTATACCACTTTTTCTTTGGAGAAGATGACGGCCGCTTTGGAACATGATTCCATCCGCGTAAAGGCACAAATCCGGAATACAGGAAAAAGAACAGGGAAAGAAGTTGTTCAGCTTTATGTGCGCGACCAAGTAAGTTCGGTTGTGACCCCCATAAAACAACTGCGCGCATTTATGAAAGTTGAATTGCAACCGGGAGAGACTAGGGAAGTCGTTCTCAGTTTCCCGGTTGCCGAACTTTCCCTTACCTTGGAGGACGGTAGGAGACTGATAGAACCCGGTGCGTTTGAATTGCAATTGGGAACCGCTTCCGACCGCATCTTGCTAAAGCAGACTATTCATATCGGAGCGAACGGACAGCTTGTTGGAGCAGACGGGCAACCCGTTTCCGCCGCGGACAATCTTCCGGCATCTACCATAACCAAATCCGCGTCAGCCGGAAAAGAGATAACCGTAAGCGGCACTGTCAGAGATGTGCAGGCTACATTGATAGACGGTGTGTCCATTCATTCAAAAACTTCCGGACATGAACTGGGACGAACCGATTCAAAAGGGAGATACAAGGTACGTGTATCCGCAAGCGACATTCTGGTCTTTGAAAAGAAAGGATACCTGAAACTGGAAGTACCCGTAAATAACCATACTTCCCTGAACGTGAAAATGACTTATGGTGAGAATAATATGTAA
- a CDS encoding alpha-L-fucosidase has product MRNMKTHFCSIILAAALSASTLSCFAQQQAEPKTGLSAMVPDKGELDKRMRWFDNARFGMFIHWGVYSPLGCSWDGKRYNGYGEHIQRMARIPVEVYKKEVAARFNPEEFDAEEWIRIAKETGMGYFIITSKHHDGFAMYDSKVSDYNIVKATPFGRDPMKELRDACRKAGIKFGFYYSHAFDWGEKDGVGNDWDYDNPGGDKLLGGRNWWETRKEFLPIARKYVDEKAIPQIRELIANYDPDIMWYDTPHKLPVEECIRIVKATREASPGIIINGRAISGFDRYDYYNTSDCPYEFSNYGDIYWEGIPTTNNSYAYNENDNEYKPASFFIKLLVKAAARNGNILMNIGPMGNGKFSSPDKAILKGIADWWKVNGESSIRGTKATPLAVQSWGETTRKGNKLYLHVFDWPEDGKLCVGGLLTDVKRACLLGNPQKNLKCVRSGKDLWVDVPLNCPDTVNTVVVLECTSELKADPRRRISATQPVDYLRTFDARLEGNARYGGEEVEAQCVQNMTQKGDAVVWSVRLDKPMTYEVGIAYVAPAPKYKDELVEGDAGKEVRKASMGAAGVYSITLGGKKLTKKVCNGANVTETVGTVTLPAGEYDIRIEPESITAVELFRPRYISLKPLKN; this is encoded by the coding sequence ATGAGAAACATGAAAACACACTTTTGTAGTATTATCCTGGCAGCAGCATTGTCTGCAAGTACACTATCCTGCTTTGCGCAGCAACAAGCGGAACCGAAGACCGGACTGTCGGCAATGGTTCCCGATAAAGGGGAACTTGATAAAAGGATGCGATGGTTCGACAACGCCCGCTTCGGAATGTTCATTCACTGGGGAGTTTATTCTCCGCTGGGATGTTCATGGGACGGAAAACGCTATAACGGATACGGCGAACACATACAGCGTATGGCGCGGATTCCTGTCGAAGTATATAAGAAAGAGGTAGCAGCCAGATTCAATCCTGAAGAATTCGATGCGGAAGAATGGATACGTATAGCCAAGGAGACAGGCATGGGATACTTTATCATCACTTCCAAGCATCATGACGGATTTGCCATGTATGACTCGAAAGTGAGTGATTACAATATTGTGAAAGCCACTCCGTTCGGTCGCGACCCGATGAAGGAACTTCGGGATGCCTGCCGCAAAGCCGGAATAAAATTTGGTTTTTACTATTCTCACGCATTCGATTGGGGCGAGAAGGACGGAGTAGGCAACGACTGGGATTATGACAATCCGGGTGGAGACAAACTGCTGGGCGGACGCAACTGGTGGGAAACCCGTAAGGAATTCCTGCCCATCGCCCGTAAATATGTAGATGAAAAGGCGATTCCTCAGATACGCGAACTAATCGCTAATTATGACCCCGATATTATGTGGTACGATACTCCCCATAAACTCCCGGTGGAAGAATGTATCCGTATCGTGAAAGCCACCCGCGAAGCCAGCCCCGGCATTATCATCAATGGTCGTGCAATTTCGGGATTCGACCGATACGATTATTACAATACCAGTGACTGCCCATACGAGTTCAGCAACTATGGAGACATCTATTGGGAAGGCATTCCTACTACCAACAACTCCTATGCCTACAATGAGAATGACAATGAATACAAACCCGCTTCCTTCTTCATAAAGCTGCTTGTCAAAGCCGCCGCCCGTAACGGTAATATTCTGATGAACATCGGACCGATGGGAAATGGAAAGTTCAGTTCGCCGGACAAGGCGATATTAAAAGGAATTGCCGACTGGTGGAAAGTGAACGGCGAATCTTCTATCAGAGGAACGAAAGCCACTCCGCTTGCGGTTCAGTCGTGGGGAGAGACTACCCGTAAGGGCAATAAGCTCTATCTGCACGTATTCGACTGGCCCGAAGACGGAAAGTTGTGTGTCGGCGGGTTGCTTACAGATGTGAAGCGCGCCTGTCTCCTGGGCAATCCTCAAAAGAACCTGAAATGTGTCCGTTCCGGGAAAGACCTATGGGTGGACGTGCCGTTGAATTGTCCGGACACGGTCAATACGGTTGTTGTTTTGGAATGTACGTCGGAGCTTAAAGCAGACCCCCGCCGTCGTATTTCCGCCACCCAACCGGTAGATTACTTGCGTACATTTGATGCCCGCCTGGAAGGTAATGCCCGCTATGGCGGTGAGGAAGTCGAGGCACAGTGTGTGCAGAATATGACGCAGAAAGGAGATGCGGTGGTATGGTCTGTCCGTCTGGACAAGCCGATGACCTATGAAGTCGGCATCGCCTACGTTGCTCCTGCTCCTAAATATAAAGATGAACTGGTGGAAGGTGACGCCGGAAAAGAAGTGCGTAAGGCAAGCATGGGAGCAGCCGGAGTATATTCGATTACATTAGGCGGCAAAAAGCTGACAAAGAAAGTCTGCAACGGAGCGAATGTGACCGAAACGGTAGGTACGGTGACACTGCCTGCCGGAGAGTACGATATACGTATCGAACCGGAATCCATTACCGCCGTAGAATTATTCCGCCCCCGTTATATCTCATTGAAACCGTTGAAAAACTGA